A window from Triticum aestivum cultivar Chinese Spring chromosome 6D, IWGSC CS RefSeq v2.1, whole genome shotgun sequence encodes these proteins:
- the LOC123141327 gene encoding uncharacterized protein isoform X1 produces MASAGGGGIDGAAGTTTKKKKRISDCLVDSDGGDEVAGEDAMPPSPPSPGTPRLRIPMFTCARLRFVRLGRKGGAGRKDQVAAEKSEAASTDSSAAGWKAASSGASSTETAGMGLSLLFLLAKTCVELNKMAEVRAEMEVLLREMRDQLVVRTTKVATTTDSPCQCQASSSTRTDGQDAGATSSSSPEPARRRHFRRDRRAGRKRRDGPFYALTGNPLFDLEREPCGRAAASSSAMETASGASETSSEVEDPSSSMAVDVAGAQLQLNCRTEQGTPESSSDGESFIELDGGFGAGAGRGGYSARRWRDSEDGQEEAEEERGDEGVPALELERRLQELLHRRSRERIEELEASLRHAERKVMEKEMEARLWKDTAKLALQPGTRGGTGQ; encoded by the exons ATGGCATCAGCGGGAGGGGGCGGCATTGACGGCGCAGCGGGGACgacgaccaagaagaagaagagaatctCCGACTGCCTCGTCGACAGCGACGGCGGGGACGAGGTGGCGGGGGAGGACGCCATGCCGCCCTCGCCGCCTTCCCCCGGGACGCCGCGGCTGCGCATCCCGATGTTCACCTGCGCGCGGCTTCGGTTCGTCAGGCTCGGCAGGAAAGGCGGCGCCGGACGGAAGGATCAGGTCGCCGCCGAGAAGAGCGAGGCCGCGTCGACCGACTCCTCAG CAGCAGGATGGAAAGCGGCGAGCAGCGGCGCGTCGTCGACGGAAACGGCCGGCATGGGGCTGAGCCTGCTGTTCCTCCTCGCCAAGACCTGCGTCGAGCTCAACAAGATGGCCGAGGTGCGCGCGGAGATGGAGGTGCTCCTGCGGGAGATGAGGGACCAGCTGGTGGTCAGGACGACCAAGGTCGCCACGACGACTGATTCGCCGTGCCAGTGCCAGGCTTCGTCCAGTACGCGCACGGACGGCCAAGACGCCGGCGCCACCTCTTCGTCTTCTCCCGAACCGGCGCGTCGCCGCCATTTCCGTCGTGATAGGCGTGCTGGACGGAAACGGAGAGACGGGCCGTTCTACGCCCTGACAGGAAACCCGCTGTTCGACCTCGAGCGAGAGCCGTGTGGCCGCGCTGCCGCCTCCTCGTCTGCCATGGAGACCGCGAGCGGCGCGAGCGAGACGTCGTCTGAAGTGGAGGACCCATCGAGCTCCATGGCCGTGGATGTCGCTGGGGCGCAGTTGCAGCTCAACTGCCGCACCGAGCAAGGAACACCCGAG TCGTCGTCGGACGGGGAGTCGTTCATCGAGCTGGACGGGGGATTCGGAGCCGGAGCCGGTAGAGGCGGGTACAGTGCGAGGCGGTGGCGAGATTCAGAGGACGgacaggaggaggcggaggaggagcgcggcgACGAGGGGGTGCCGGCGCTCGAGCTGGAGAGGCGGCTGCAGGAGCTCCTGCACCGGAGGAGCCGGGAGCGGATCGAGGAGCTGGAGGCGTCGCTGCGGCACGCGGAGAGGAAGGtgatggagaaggagatggaggcGCGGCTGTGGAAGGACACCGCCAAGCTCGCGCTGCAGCCGGGCACGCGCGGCGGTACGGGGCAGTGA
- the LOC123141327 gene encoding uncharacterized protein isoform X2 → MASAGGGGIDGAAGTTTKKKKRISDCLVDSDGGDEVAGEDAMPPSPPSPGTPRLRIPMFTCARLRFVRLGRKGGAGRKDQVAAEKSEAASTDSSAGWKAASSGASSTETAGMGLSLLFLLAKTCVELNKMAEVRAEMEVLLREMRDQLVVRTTKVATTTDSPCQCQASSSTRTDGQDAGATSSSSPEPARRRHFRRDRRAGRKRRDGPFYALTGNPLFDLEREPCGRAAASSSAMETASGASETSSEVEDPSSSMAVDVAGAQLQLNCRTEQGTPESSSDGESFIELDGGFGAGAGRGGYSARRWRDSEDGQEEAEEERGDEGVPALELERRLQELLHRRSRERIEELEASLRHAERKVMEKEMEARLWKDTAKLALQPGTRGGTGQ, encoded by the exons ATGGCATCAGCGGGAGGGGGCGGCATTGACGGCGCAGCGGGGACgacgaccaagaagaagaagagaatctCCGACTGCCTCGTCGACAGCGACGGCGGGGACGAGGTGGCGGGGGAGGACGCCATGCCGCCCTCGCCGCCTTCCCCCGGGACGCCGCGGCTGCGCATCCCGATGTTCACCTGCGCGCGGCTTCGGTTCGTCAGGCTCGGCAGGAAAGGCGGCGCCGGACGGAAGGATCAGGTCGCCGCCGAGAAGAGCGAGGCCGCGTCGACCGACTCCTCAG CAGGATGGAAAGCGGCGAGCAGCGGCGCGTCGTCGACGGAAACGGCCGGCATGGGGCTGAGCCTGCTGTTCCTCCTCGCCAAGACCTGCGTCGAGCTCAACAAGATGGCCGAGGTGCGCGCGGAGATGGAGGTGCTCCTGCGGGAGATGAGGGACCAGCTGGTGGTCAGGACGACCAAGGTCGCCACGACGACTGATTCGCCGTGCCAGTGCCAGGCTTCGTCCAGTACGCGCACGGACGGCCAAGACGCCGGCGCCACCTCTTCGTCTTCTCCCGAACCGGCGCGTCGCCGCCATTTCCGTCGTGATAGGCGTGCTGGACGGAAACGGAGAGACGGGCCGTTCTACGCCCTGACAGGAAACCCGCTGTTCGACCTCGAGCGAGAGCCGTGTGGCCGCGCTGCCGCCTCCTCGTCTGCCATGGAGACCGCGAGCGGCGCGAGCGAGACGTCGTCTGAAGTGGAGGACCCATCGAGCTCCATGGCCGTGGATGTCGCTGGGGCGCAGTTGCAGCTCAACTGCCGCACCGAGCAAGGAACACCCGAG TCGTCGTCGGACGGGGAGTCGTTCATCGAGCTGGACGGGGGATTCGGAGCCGGAGCCGGTAGAGGCGGGTACAGTGCGAGGCGGTGGCGAGATTCAGAGGACGgacaggaggaggcggaggaggagcgcggcgACGAGGGGGTGCCGGCGCTCGAGCTGGAGAGGCGGCTGCAGGAGCTCCTGCACCGGAGGAGCCGGGAGCGGATCGAGGAGCTGGAGGCGTCGCTGCGGCACGCGGAGAGGAAGGtgatggagaaggagatggaggcGCGGCTGTGGAAGGACACCGCCAAGCTCGCGCTGCAGCCGGGCACGCGCGGCGGTACGGGGCAGTGA